In Myxococcaceae bacterium JPH2, a single genomic region encodes these proteins:
- a CDS encoding Crp/Fnr family transcriptional regulator: MGAEETLFQRFGKEFPKGTELFREGEPGKEMFVIQSGKIAISKHVRDVEKILAVLGPGEFFGEMAIISNKPRNASATVNEDAKLLVIDPKTFEAMIRGNSEIAVRMIKKLSERLSEADAQIENLLMSDPASRVVHQIIQACQTRGRPMEEGIEIDFMVREMPRLIGVGEPAVRSMLDRLERAGLVERSGDRLTVYDSARLHDFLHYLEMKWKFGDL; this comes from the coding sequence ATGGGCGCCGAGGAAACCCTCTTTCAACGTTTCGGCAAGGAATTCCCGAAGGGCACCGAACTCTTCCGCGAGGGAGAGCCCGGCAAGGAGATGTTTGTCATCCAGTCCGGGAAGATTGCCATCTCCAAGCATGTGCGTGACGTGGAGAAGATTCTCGCGGTCCTAGGGCCGGGAGAGTTCTTCGGGGAGATGGCCATCATCTCCAACAAGCCACGCAACGCCTCCGCCACCGTCAACGAGGACGCCAAGCTTCTTGTCATCGACCCGAAGACCTTCGAGGCGATGATCCGCGGCAACTCGGAGATCGCCGTTCGGATGATCAAGAAGCTCTCCGAGCGACTGTCCGAGGCCGATGCGCAGATCGAAAACCTCCTGATGTCGGATCCGGCCAGCCGGGTCGTGCACCAGATCATCCAGGCCTGCCAGACGCGCGGCCGTCCCATGGAGGAAGGGATCGAGATCGATTTCATGGTGCGCGAGATGCCGCGCCTCATCGGCGTGGGCGAGCCCGCCGTTCGCAGCATGCTGGATCGCCTGGAGCGCGCCGGCCTCGTCGAGCGCAGCGGTGACAGACTGACCGTGTATGACTCAGCCAGACTTCACGACTTCCTCCATTACCTGGAAATGAAGTGGAAGTTCGGAGACCTCTAG